One window from the genome of Sphaerotilus microaerophilus encodes:
- a CDS encoding DUF3426 domain-containing protein, with product MEDQLKVSEGWVRCGHCHDVFNALEGLFDLERRDSMMQGLRTLPGALDVEPAVRPDRGGLAAEPTEVTPPADMPHAAPVAETQPTAAPGDAPAVETSTAMAPLQRSADKNAHPGHRPQDPAERSEPPTQADDEAEDTLLAGDVSQTPLQDEASKKRTRAIEQHIDREEESAPPSTTAATEEALIASTLAADNHPEDLPAFVLDAERRARWNRPLVRGTVTVAVLAGALLLAGQVAVHRRDQIAAVCESCQGPLGSLSASLGLSLRPPVVLEAVEVDNAVLTHPPGVDGYRLTVQVRNHSSHEVSAPHMELSLTDASGALLIRRVFSPQDFQQPPTLAAQAESSWTLEFQTAQKRVSGYTVAAFYP from the coding sequence GTGGAAGACCAACTCAAGGTCTCCGAAGGCTGGGTACGCTGCGGCCACTGCCACGACGTGTTCAATGCGCTCGAAGGTCTCTTCGACCTGGAGCGGCGTGATTCGATGATGCAGGGACTTCGCACCCTGCCGGGCGCACTCGACGTGGAACCAGCCGTGCGGCCTGACCGGGGCGGACTGGCCGCTGAACCCACCGAGGTGACGCCTCCGGCCGACATGCCACACGCTGCTCCGGTGGCGGAAACGCAACCGACCGCTGCCCCAGGGGATGCTCCGGCGGTGGAGACGTCGACTGCGATGGCTCCTCTGCAACGATCTGCAGACAAGAACGCACATCCGGGGCATCGCCCACAGGATCCTGCAGAGCGATCCGAACCGCCCACACAAGCCGACGACGAGGCCGAGGATACGCTGTTGGCAGGGGATGTTTCTCAGACACCTCTGCAGGATGAAGCGTCCAAGAAGCGTACCCGCGCCATCGAACAGCACATCGATCGCGAAGAAGAGTCCGCCCCCCCTTCCACGACCGCAGCGACCGAGGAGGCCCTGATTGCCTCGACACTTGCTGCGGACAACCATCCAGAAGATCTTCCTGCATTCGTGCTGGACGCCGAGCGGCGTGCAAGATGGAATCGGCCTCTGGTACGGGGGACCGTGACCGTGGCCGTACTGGCTGGCGCCCTGCTCTTGGCAGGCCAGGTCGCTGTCCATCGCCGCGATCAGATCGCCGCCGTTTGCGAAAGTTGCCAGGGACCTCTTGGCTCCCTGTCGGCTTCGCTGGGCCTGTCCTTGCGTCCACCGGTCGTTCTGGAAGCCGTCGAGGTCGACAACGCGGTGCTCACGCACCCACCCGGCGTAGATGGTTACCGACTCACGGTGCAGGTACGGAACCATTCATCGCATGAGGTCTCGGCGCCGCACATGGAACTCAGCCTGACCGACGCATCCGGTGCATTGCTGATCCGCCGCGTGTTTTCGCCGCAGGATTTCCAGCAGCCGCCTACTTTGGCCGCCCAAGCAGAAAGCAGTTGGACCCTGGAATTCCAGACCGCCCAGAAACGCGTCTCAGGCTATACCGTGGCCGCTTTTTACCCCTGA